A single Pedobacter sp. PACM 27299 DNA region contains:
- a CDS encoding SusD/RagB family nutrient-binding outer membrane lipoprotein — translation MKKQYILSLAFLISIHFSCSKAELDKINTDPTKSTAEDFDPNSLLSGAQLRFANKGYYQLLYPSTMMQLLASTYYYYNNGDKYINVANFTDYQGRVFEEGYAEASSIREMQRLANEKDPVQHTNLVAIGDLMFVLILQRITDMYGDVPYKDAGKGRLGLKYPIYDRQEDIYSAMLTDIELAIKQLNPDLPKPTADIFYKGDLIKWRKFGYSLMLRAAMRLSKVDPEKARLWTEKAAAGGTFTDISDNAFLPMDASSYNSQNGISLALRTLSDYREVRWSKTLIDQLKKTNDPRLGVIAEIPTEGFANNNNQNLAGNNSPVLQNGMPNGYDLNGGTTDIQHASGYPGGTGKENDFAPLGKYSRPRTSVYLKLGGPIFIMTYAETELLLSEAALRGWAVNGTAAAHYQNGLKGALLATAQIDTQATIPSGILMLI, via the coding sequence ATGAAAAAGCAATATATCCTTTCGCTCGCTTTTTTAATCAGCATTCATTTTAGCTGCAGCAAGGCAGAATTGGACAAAATCAATACGGACCCTACCAAATCCACGGCTGAAGACTTCGACCCCAACTCCCTGCTTTCCGGTGCACAACTTCGGTTTGCAAATAAAGGATATTATCAATTGCTTTATCCCAGCACCATGATGCAGCTCCTGGCCTCTACTTATTATTATTACAATAATGGAGATAAGTACATCAATGTAGCCAACTTCACTGATTATCAGGGACGAGTTTTTGAGGAAGGTTACGCCGAAGCCTCCAGTATTCGGGAAATGCAAAGACTCGCTAATGAAAAGGATCCCGTTCAACATACTAATCTAGTGGCTATCGGCGACCTTATGTTTGTGCTGATCTTGCAAAGAATTACAGATATGTATGGTGATGTCCCCTATAAGGATGCAGGAAAAGGACGTCTGGGCCTAAAATATCCGATTTATGACCGCCAGGAAGACATATACAGCGCTATGTTAACTGATATTGAGCTTGCCATCAAACAGCTCAATCCTGACCTCCCTAAGCCTACTGCTGATATATTTTACAAAGGAGACTTAATCAAATGGCGTAAATTCGGATACAGTTTAATGCTTCGTGCAGCGATGAGACTCAGTAAAGTTGATCCGGAAAAAGCCAGATTATGGACAGAAAAAGCCGCTGCAGGCGGTACTTTTACGGACATCAGCGACAATGCTTTCCTCCCTATGGATGCTTCCAGTTATAACAGTCAGAATGGGATTTCCCTTGCCTTGCGCACCCTCTCCGATTACCGGGAAGTACGCTGGAGCAAAACCCTGATTGATCAGCTTAAAAAAACAAATGACCCCCGTTTAGGTGTGATTGCAGAGATCCCTACTGAAGGATTTGCCAATAACAACAACCAAAATCTTGCTGGAAATAATAGTCCAGTACTACAAAATGGGATGCCCAACGGATATGACCTCAATGGTGGAACAACCGACATACAGCATGCTTCAGGCTATCCTGGAGGTACAGGGAAAGAAAACGATTTTGCTCCTTTGGGAAAATATTCAAGGCCTAGAACATCCGTTTACCTGAAACTTGGCGGCCCTATATTTATCATGACTTATGCAGAAACAGAATTACTCCTTTCAGAAGCCGCATTAAGAGGTTGGGCAGTAAATGGAACTGCCGCTGCTCATTACCAGAACGGGTTAAAAGGTGCTTTACTAGCTACGGCACAAATTGACACTCAGGCAACTATCCCTTCGGGGATATTGATGCTTATTTAA
- a CDS encoding SusD/RagB family nutrient-binding outer membrane lipoprotein: MDESTKEKALEMINTQYWISTGTMFNFIESWFNWKRSGYPLLSPINYPGNVTNGSIPRRMIYLSTEILNNTDHYKAAVSRLSGGDVLSSRVWWDK; this comes from the coding sequence TTGGATGAATCAACAAAAGAGAAAGCACTGGAAATGATCAATACTCAATATTGGATCAGTACAGGTACAATGTTTAACTTCATAGAATCCTGGTTCAACTGGAAAAGGTCCGGTTATCCGCTTCTTAGCCCGATCAATTACCCGGGTAATGTGACCAATGGCAGCATTCCCAGAAGAATGATTTACCTGTCTACTGAAATCTTAAACAATACTGACCATTACAAAGCCGCTGTTTCCCGTTTATCCGGGGGTGATGTGCTGAGCTCAAGAGTGTGGTGGGACAAGTAA
- a CDS encoding endonuclease/exonuclease/phosphatase family protein: protein MKRITLFLFFMLAIQLLQAQTALKIISYNVYNYFESEAARKARFVTWAKAQQADVIAYQELLNITAGELKSLGEAIGHPYTALAKEKGYSVGISSKYPITEVKRVIEGMHHGFMTAKIEDLNFVVVHLSPFKHEKRREEVALISDSLQRWAISKKILIMGDMNSLSASDSMSYNRHDRLTPMLKSDSSSNLSNAINGKLDYEVPAYLIQKGFIDTWSMKTKGFNFSYPTLVFGPVPDASKERIDYIFISSDLQKNATKPIIVKDAMTDQLSDHYPISILLVPPHS from the coding sequence ATGAAGCGAATTACCCTTTTCCTTTTTTTTATGCTGGCTATACAGCTCCTGCAGGCTCAAACTGCACTAAAAATCATTTCTTATAACGTGTACAACTATTTTGAAAGTGAGGCAGCCCGTAAAGCACGTTTTGTGACCTGGGCAAAAGCTCAGCAGGCAGATGTGATTGCCTACCAGGAGTTGCTGAACATAACTGCAGGAGAATTAAAAAGCTTGGGGGAAGCCATAGGACATCCTTATACGGCATTGGCCAAGGAAAAGGGATATTCTGTAGGGATTTCTTCCAAATACCCGATTACTGAAGTGAAAAGAGTGATTGAAGGGATGCATCACGGCTTTATGACGGCAAAAATTGAAGACCTAAATTTTGTGGTTGTTCATTTATCGCCTTTTAAACATGAGAAAAGAAGGGAAGAAGTGGCGCTAATTTCAGATAGTCTGCAACGTTGGGCTATCAGTAAAAAGATCCTGATTATGGGGGATATGAATAGCCTTTCGGCATCGGATAGCATGTCCTATAACCGCCATGACCGTTTAACACCAATGCTGAAAAGTGACAGCAGCAGTAATCTGAGCAATGCCATTAATGGTAAGCTCGACTATGAGGTCCCTGCCTACCTTATTCAGAAAGGATTTATAGATACCTGGTCTATGAAAACTAAAGGCTTCAATTTTAGTTACCCTACCTTGGTTTTTGGGCCGGTTCCAGATGCTTCAAAAGAAAGAATCGATTATATTTTTATCTCTTCCGATTTACAGAAAAATGCAACGAAACCCATTATTGTAAAAGATGCGATGACAGATCAGTTATCAGATCATTATCCAATCAGTATTTTACTTGTCCCACCACACTCTTGA
- the cysM gene encoding cysteine synthase CysM, with translation MGNIIEFVGNTPLVEIQKLHSNPNVKIFAKLEGNNPGGSVKDRAALNMIRSAMERGDIKKGTKLIEATSGNTGIALAMIASIFDVEIELVMPSNSTRERTLTMEAYGAKVTLLESIEVCRDYAEEKGAQEGYYLLNQFANPDNYLAHYKTTGPEIWRDTNQQITHFVSSMGTTGSIMGNSMFLKEQNPEIQIVGCQPTEESSIPGIRRWPAAYLPAIFDASRVDRVMDVSQAEATEMTRKMAKVEGIFAGMSSGGALACSLRLAEELSSGLIVFIACDRGDRYLSSDLFG, from the coding sequence ATGGGAAACATTATAGAATTTGTAGGAAATACCCCGCTAGTAGAGATTCAGAAACTGCATTCCAACCCGAATGTGAAGATTTTTGCCAAATTAGAAGGAAATAATCCAGGAGGAAGTGTAAAGGATAGGGCCGCTTTGAACATGATTCGTTCTGCAATGGAACGTGGAGACATCAAAAAAGGAACTAAATTGATTGAAGCCACGAGCGGAAATACTGGAATCGCATTGGCTATGATTGCCAGTATCTTTGACGTAGAAATTGAATTAGTGATGCCATCAAACTCCACCAGGGAACGTACGCTCACTATGGAAGCCTATGGTGCAAAAGTAACTTTGTTAGAATCTATAGAGGTTTGCAGGGATTATGCCGAAGAAAAGGGGGCACAAGAAGGCTACTATTTGTTGAATCAATTTGCTAATCCAGACAATTATCTGGCGCATTATAAAACTACAGGTCCGGAAATCTGGAGGGATACCAACCAGCAGATCACTCATTTTGTAAGTTCAATGGGAACTACAGGCAGTATTATGGGAAATTCAATGTTCTTAAAAGAGCAAAACCCGGAGATACAAATTGTTGGTTGTCAGCCAACAGAAGAATCTTCTATCCCTGGAATTCGCAGGTGGCCGGCAGCTTATTTACCAGCTATATTTGATGCTTCCCGGGTAGATCGTGTAATGGATGTATCTCAGGCAGAAGCCACAGAAATGACCAGAAAAATGGCGAAAGTAGAAGGGATATTTGCTGGAATGAGCAGCGGTGGTGCTTTGGCCTGTTCCCTAAGGTTAGCAGAAGAGCTGAGCTCAGGATTGATCGTTTTTATTGCCTGCGATAGAGGTGACCGTTACTTAAGCAGCGACCTGTTTGGGTAA
- the epsC gene encoding serine O-acetyltransferase EpsC, with amino-acid sequence MSEEFYLHIFNKQNRVEVVPSNEVIAAWATNLMNMVYPERSTAPKYTLQEIQHQFASLELALTVLLNSTKACKDCNNELISKSFFKELPELYRKMNTDISAILSGDPAAKSEFEIIRSYPGFLAISMYRIAHALQLSDVPLIPRILTEYAHSQTGIDIHPGAKIGEYLYIDHGTGIVIGETTVIGNHVKLYQGVTLGALSVEKYMANTKRHPTIEDDVIIYSGATILGGETIIGDNSIIGGNVWLTKSVPSHSTVYHQSSIKVIETRQKD; translated from the coding sequence ATGAGCGAAGAATTTTATCTTCATATTTTTAATAAACAAAACCGCGTAGAAGTGGTGCCTTCGAATGAAGTCATTGCCGCATGGGCTACCAATCTGATGAATATGGTGTACCCGGAGCGTTCTACTGCGCCAAAATATACCCTGCAAGAGATTCAGCATCAATTTGCCTCCCTGGAGTTAGCGCTAACTGTATTGTTAAACTCCACGAAAGCTTGTAAAGACTGTAATAATGAACTGATTTCTAAAAGTTTCTTCAAGGAACTCCCAGAATTATACAGAAAAATGAATACCGATATCTCGGCGATTTTAAGCGGAGATCCTGCAGCAAAAAGTGAATTTGAAATCATTCGAAGTTATCCGGGCTTTCTGGCGATTTCCATGTACCGCATAGCACATGCTTTACAGCTATCTGATGTGCCTTTAATTCCAAGAATACTGACCGAATATGCGCATTCTCAAACAGGAATTGACATTCATCCTGGGGCTAAAATAGGGGAATACTTATATATTGACCACGGAACCGGAATTGTAATCGGAGAAACTACGGTGATTGGCAACCATGTGAAGTTATACCAGGGCGTTACCCTGGGCGCATTGAGCGTTGAAAAATATATGGCAAACACCAAACGTCACCCTACCATTGAAGATGATGTGATCATTTATTCTGGGGCAACGATTTTAGGTGGAGAAACCATTATCGGCGATAATTCCATCATCGGTGGAAATGTATGGTTAACTAAAAGCGTGCCTTCGCACTCCACAGTTTACCATCAATCCTCCATAAAAGTAATAGAGACTAGACAAAAAGACTAA